CAGGATGTCTATCCTTATCTCCTCAGTAGCTGTGTGAGAGTCTTGACCCCGGTTCTGAACCCTCCGCCCCTGTGGAATACAAGAGGAGAACACTGGTGTAAGAAATATAGCATACTTTACACATCTGAAGTATGGAGTTCGCTATGAAAACGGCCCACAATGTCATTTCAATCAAATTGTTATCGAAAGTGGCCATGCGTTTGGACACATGCACAATACTGTAAGAGGACAACGCAGGTAAACACCTGCGTATTTTCTCTCGCGAAGTCAAGGGGAGAGAAACTTCATGACATGTCTCGGGCCATTTCATGCTCCCACACTAAAAATCTCATGTAACTACAGAAAATCCCGTCAGCAAAACAATATACTAGTGACCTGTTTTACGTAAACCGTAACCAAACTCTACGTAGAGACACTGCTAAGACATAGCTCCCCTCCCCCTTTTCCGTGAGCGGCTGGCGTCCTTGTGTCACGAGCtacgttaacgttacagcttCAGCCTCCGCAATGGTAACTTGTTATAACATTCCCTTGAAactaaataaaattttgaatcatgcaaATTTTAAAATGATGCCATAAATATACCATACCAAGACATTATGCAGTGCTGTTCGTCCACGGCAACACCAACCACGCCCCGTTTGTCAGCTCTCGCCAAGATAATTTTCGAATTCAGAAATTGCCTCTGACCAAGGACAGAATGTCCTTGCCCTGACGATGTGAAAACCAGGCTGTATTTCCACTCTCCTCGCTTGACATCAGCGTCTTTCTCGCCTAAGTTGTACTTGACCTTGAAACAGCAACAGCAACGGCGAAGCGTGACGCAGGGTTTCCCCAAGACATTGACAAGAGGGACCAAGTTACGTAAGGTTCTGTCTTGCCGTATCCAGTGGGCAAGCAGGCAAAAACGTCCTTTCTCCCCAGGACAAAATATATTACCGCCTTCTCCTGAGGTGGAGAGGCCAGCGCCGTCCAAAATCCGCACAAACGGACTCAGGAGGAGCCTAGGAGGAGCCGAAAGTCGAAGCCGAAAGCCGAAGCCCATATGGGGCGAGCCGCCATTTTTCCTCGAAATGAGTAAACAAACATGCGGGGAGTGGGCGGGATGATCACATTTCGCACCCGGGCTATCACCGCCCCCCTGTCTGGCCCGTGGCGCCAGCGGTGACAGCGTTAACAAGCTAGTTTCCATGGTAATAGGGGCTCGACTAGAATCCAGGCCCACCATTGGTGTTGAAACATTCCACAACGGTTCCCCCGGCTTATGGCAAGCGGcgcacaaactccgcggggaggagtctacaagctccggatagcggagtttgcgttacacagactacatacgggaaatgtagaaatgtttgcagtggttttatgttcacgatTTCTGTGAGGCAGTCTCACCACATTACACTATagtgtatggcactaccgcgaactcaaaaccactgcgaacactccactttcccacTAACACGAAATTAATCCCCACaagcttaaatgcatttacagtaaaccaTTGTACATACAATTGTACctgtaaatgtatgttttaggcacacacagagacagttatagggctgacgtcacagttgagttgcgcggtagaaggcacaaaatgggaagacgatttgggtgtgacttaaaatcctttaaaatctttttccttgaaaattttggcccaacCTGGAGACTTTTGGGGATAGAAGGAACAGGCAAGGTCTGATCTTttccattttggtcaaaatttgctcagtttaGCAGTTTTGGTGGGGCGTGGAAGGATTTTAGTTTTGTCATATTggtggtatcaggagaaaactggggtcaaaggtgaggtttctttcatagagcgggGATTCCTAGGAGTTTGAGGTGGttaaccctctgttttctttcggtttttacaaagatgacccttgtggctgtctggtggagaaattttgttaagattgaaattggggttagtacttttctgaagccttgttttaGTGTATTTTAAAATGCCATCCTATGGAGTGGTCCAACAGTAATGTCAGCCCTAGTTGTGCAAAGGAATTACTTGATAGAGGCATGGTTACTTACCAGTTGTGCACCATGAGTTTTTGTACTGCCAGCAGTGCCTGGTACCGGACAGACTGGTCCTCATGGTGCATATGCTGCATCACTAACTGCTTCCCTCCTAGAGTCTCGATCAGGCTGAGTAAAGGGGAAACATACATCAATGATTTCAGCTGCCAACCATAGCCTTTTTTATGGATGTCTGGCAAAGGATATTCCTGTGTTTCACACTCTGATTAAgacttctttgttcagtttattaTTGATACTCGTGTTTGTATAG
The sequence above is drawn from the Branchiostoma floridae strain S238N-H82 chromosome 17, Bfl_VNyyK, whole genome shotgun sequence genome and encodes:
- the LOC118404081 gene encoding uncharacterized protein LOC118404081: MVGLDSSRAPITMETSLLTLSPLAPRARQGGGDSPGAKCDHPAHSPHVCLLISRKNGGSPHMGFGFRLRLSAPPRLLLSPFVRILDGAGLSTSGEGGNIFCPGEKGRFCLLAHWIRQDRTLRNLVPLVNVLGKPCVTLRRCCCCFKVKYNLGEKDADVKRGEWKYSLVFTSSGQGHSVLGQRQFLNSKIILARADKRGVVGVAVDEQHCIMSWGGGFRTGVKTLTQLLRR